Proteins encoded together in one Pantoea sp. CCBC3-3-1 window:
- the grxC gene encoding glutaredoxin 3, with the protein MANVEIYTKATCPFCHRAKALLSQKGVNYQEIAIDGDADKREEMIKRSGRTTVPQIFIDAQHVGGCDDLYALDGRQGLDPLLK; encoded by the coding sequence ATGGCTAACGTTGAGATCTACACCAAAGCAACTTGTCCCTTCTGCCATCGCGCCAAGGCGCTGCTGAGTCAAAAGGGCGTGAACTATCAGGAAATCGCTATTGATGGTGATGCCGATAAACGCGAAGAGATGATCAAACGAAGCGGTCGTACCACCGTCCCGCAGATTTTTATCGATGCACAGCACGTTGGCGGCTGTGACGACCTGTATGCGCTCGACGGCCGTCAGGGCCTCGACCCGCTATTAAAATAA
- the envC gene encoding murein hydrolase activator EnvC, with product MREKATVSFQRTRGNGLAAGVTLRSGIFTLPASVLYAGLLLLPFHSQAADDNKSVLSSLQQDIAAKEKSVLQQKQQRGKLLDQLQSQEKIIAQASRQLRDTQLTLTATNQDIASLTASIGKLQSQQARQEKLLAEQLDAAFRQGQHNGLQLLLSNEESLRSERMLAYFGYLNDARQKSIDDLKQTRSDLADQKAALVDKQAKQKNLLAQQEAQQQKLEGARVARKQTLTTLESSLEKDQAQLVEMRQNESRLRDKIAKAEREARARAEKEAREAQRVREREAQAKSKGSTYKPTEGERSLMARTGGLGRPGGQLLWPVRGSIEHRFGEQLQGELRWKGLVIDAPEGREVKAIADGRVLMADWLQGYGLVVVVEHGKGDMSLYGYNQSALVTVGTQVKAGQPVALVGTSGGRGTPSLYFEIRRQGQAVNPLPWLGK from the coding sequence ATGAGGGAAAAAGCGACAGTTTCATTTCAACGAACCCGAGGTAACGGATTGGCCGCAGGCGTAACGTTACGATCTGGCATTTTCACCCTGCCCGCCAGCGTGCTGTATGCGGGTCTTTTGCTGCTGCCTTTTCACAGCCAGGCGGCTGACGATAATAAATCCGTGCTCTCCAGCCTTCAGCAGGATATCGCCGCCAAGGAAAAAAGCGTCCTGCAGCAAAAGCAACAGCGTGGAAAACTGCTGGATCAGCTGCAAAGTCAGGAAAAAATCATCGCTCAGGCCAGTCGGCAATTGCGTGACACTCAACTTACCCTCACCGCAACCAATCAGGATATCGCCTCGCTGACGGCCTCAATCGGCAAATTGCAAAGCCAGCAGGCTCGTCAGGAAAAGCTACTGGCTGAACAGCTTGATGCCGCTTTTCGTCAAGGTCAGCATAATGGCCTACAGCTGCTGCTGAGCAATGAAGAGAGTTTGCGTAGCGAACGTATGCTGGCTTATTTCGGCTATCTTAATGACGCGCGTCAGAAGTCGATTGACGATCTGAAACAAACCCGCAGCGATCTGGCCGACCAGAAAGCGGCCCTTGTTGATAAACAGGCTAAACAAAAAAACCTGTTAGCTCAGCAGGAAGCACAGCAGCAGAAACTGGAAGGCGCGCGCGTAGCGCGTAAGCAAACATTAACCACGCTGGAATCGTCGCTGGAAAAAGATCAGGCGCAGCTGGTTGAGATGCGTCAGAACGAAAGTCGCCTGCGCGATAAAATCGCCAAAGCCGAGCGGGAAGCGCGCGCCCGGGCAGAAAAGGAAGCTCGCGAGGCGCAACGCGTTCGCGAACGTGAAGCCCAGGCGAAGAGTAAAGGTTCAACCTACAAACCAACCGAAGGTGAGCGCTCGCTAATGGCCCGTACTGGCGGTTTGGGCCGTCCTGGCGGCCAGCTGTTATGGCCAGTCCGCGGCAGTATTGAGCACCGGTTTGGCGAACAGCTCCAGGGCGAACTGCGCTGGAAAGGTCTGGTTATTGATGCACCGGAAGGCAGAGAAGTTAAAGCCATTGCCGATGGTCGTGTTCTGATGGCCGACTGGCTGCAAGGCTACGGGCTGGTTGTGGTCGTGGAACACGGTAAAGGTGATATGAGCCTGTATGGTTATAACCAGAGCGCATTAGTCACTGTCGGCACTCAGGTGAAGGCAGGACAACCTGTCGCGCTGGTTGGCACCAGCGGAGGTCGCGGTACGCCGTCACTCTATTTTGAAATCCGTCGTCAGGGACAGGCGGTTAATCCACTTCCATGGTTAGGGAAATAG
- the gpsA gene encoding NAD(P)H-dependent glycerol-3-phosphate dehydrogenase, producing the protein MPHANAAMSVIGAGSYGTALAITLARNGHDVVLWGHNPQHLAQLQADRCNAAFLPDVPFPDSLNLEQDLATAIAASRDLLVVVPSHVFGDVLKQIQPFLRADSRIVWATKGLEKETGRLLQEVAREILGDDIPLAAISGPTFAKELAAGLPTAIALAATDAAFADDIQELLHCGKSFRVYNNPDFIGVQLGGAVKNVIAIGAGISDGIGFGANARTALITRGLAEMSRLGAALGADPTTFMGMAGLGDLVLTCTDNQSRNRRFGMMLGQGIDVESAQNNIGQVVEGFRNTKEVKALAARCGVEMPITEQIYQVLYCEKNAREAALSLLGRTRKDENSSS; encoded by the coding sequence ATGCCTCACGCTAATGCTGCAATGAGCGTTATCGGTGCCGGATCTTACGGCACCGCTTTGGCTATCACGCTGGCCCGTAACGGCCACGACGTGGTGCTGTGGGGACATAACCCCCAACATCTGGCACAGCTTCAGGCTGACCGCTGCAACGCGGCTTTTCTGCCCGATGTTCCCTTTCCCGACTCGCTAAATTTAGAGCAGGATCTGGCAACGGCAATTGCTGCCAGCCGCGATCTGCTGGTGGTTGTTCCCAGCCATGTGTTTGGCGATGTATTAAAGCAAATCCAACCCTTCCTGCGCGCGGACTCGCGAATTGTCTGGGCGACAAAAGGCCTCGAAAAAGAGACGGGCCGTTTGTTGCAGGAGGTCGCGCGCGAAATCCTGGGCGATGACATACCGCTGGCAGCGATCTCCGGCCCGACATTTGCCAAAGAGCTGGCCGCAGGCTTGCCTACTGCGATTGCGCTGGCCGCGACAGATGCCGCGTTTGCAGACGACATACAAGAGTTACTGCACTGCGGTAAAAGTTTTCGGGTCTATAACAATCCCGATTTTATTGGCGTGCAGCTTGGTGGCGCGGTAAAAAACGTGATTGCGATTGGTGCCGGAATTTCAGATGGTATCGGTTTTGGCGCAAATGCCCGTACCGCATTGATTACCCGTGGTCTGGCAGAAATGAGCCGACTGGGAGCCGCTCTGGGTGCCGATCCTACAACCTTTATGGGCATGGCGGGGCTGGGCGACCTGGTGCTGACCTGTACTGATAACCAGTCGCGCAACCGTCGTTTCGGCATGATGCTGGGGCAGGGAATTGATGTGGAATCTGCGCAAAACAATATTGGTCAGGTTGTGGAAGGTTTCCGTAATACGAAAGAAGTGAAGGCACTGGCCGCGCGCTGCGGCGTTGAGATGCCTATCACCGAGCAAATTTACCAGGTGTTGTATTGCGAAAAAAACGCCCGGGAGGCAGCATTGAGCCTGCTCGGACGCACAAGGAAAGACGAAAACAGCAGCAGCTAA
- the secB gene encoding protein-export chaperone SecB, with the protein MSEQNNTEMSFQIQRIYTKDISFEAPNAPQVFQKEWEPEVKLDLDTASSQLADDVYEVVLRVTVTATVGEDTAFLCEVQQAGIFSISGIDGNQMAHCLGAYCPNILFPYARECITSLVSRGTFPQLNLAPVNFDALFMNYLQQSNEGAAPQQDA; encoded by the coding sequence ATGTCAGAACAAAACAATACCGAGATGTCTTTCCAGATCCAACGCATCTACACTAAAGATATCTCTTTTGAAGCGCCTAACGCGCCTCAGGTTTTCCAGAAAGAGTGGGAACCGGAAGTTAAGCTGGATCTGGATACCGCTTCCAGCCAGCTGGCAGATGACGTGTACGAAGTGGTTTTACGCGTCACCGTGACCGCAACGGTTGGTGAAGATACGGCATTCCTGTGTGAAGTTCAGCAGGCAGGTATCTTCTCTATCTCCGGTATCGACGGCAATCAGATGGCGCATTGCCTGGGTGCATACTGCCCTAACATTCTGTTCCCGTATGCGCGCGAATGCATCACCAGCCTGGTTTCCCGCGGTACTTTCCCGCAGCTTAACCTGGCACCGGTTAACTTTGACGCGCTGTTCATGAATTATTTACAGCAGTCAAACGAAGGCGCCGCACCTCAACAGGATGCATAA
- a CDS encoding rhodanese-like domain-containing protein, with the protein MQDIMQFAGSHTILSLAWVVLLVLVIVTTVKGMFSKVKTISRSEATRLINKEEAVVVDVRGRDDFRKGHISNAINLLAADIKKGSVSELEKHKAQPIIIVDANGTAAADSAAQLNAAGFEHVFILKDGVSGWSGENLPLVRGK; encoded by the coding sequence ATGCAAGATATTATGCAGTTCGCAGGCAGCCATACCATCCTTAGTCTGGCGTGGGTTGTCCTGCTGGTTTTGGTGATCGTGACCACCGTTAAGGGCATGTTCTCCAAAGTAAAAACGATTAGCCGTTCTGAGGCGACGCGTTTAATTAATAAAGAAGAAGCCGTGGTAGTCGACGTGCGTGGACGTGATGACTTCCGTAAGGGCCATATTTCAAATGCGATCAACCTGCTGGCTGCCGACATCAAAAAAGGCAGCGTTAGCGAACTGGAAAAACATAAAGCTCAGCCGATCATCATTGTTGATGCTAACGGCACAGCAGCGGCAGACTCTGCTGCACAGCTGAATGCGGCTGGCTTTGAGCACGTTTTCATCCTGAAAGATGGCGTTTCTGGCTGGAGCGGTGAAAACCTTCCGCTGGTACGCGGCAAATAA